The Kitasatospora albolonga nucleotide sequence GCGTTGCGCCGCACGGAAGGAGCCCCCATGATTTCTGACACATCATCAGATAGCAAGGGGAGGACACCGCATGACCGACACCCAGCGCCGCGGCCGCCGGATCATGATGACCCCCGGGGAGCGGGACGCCTATCTCCGCGAGCAGCGCACCTGCCGGGTCGCCACCCTCGCCGCCGACGGGCCTCCGCACATCGGCGCGCTCTGGTTCGTCTGGGACGGCTCCTCGCTCTGGCTGTACTCCATCACCCGCAGCCTGCGCTGGTCCCAGCTGCGCGAGGACCCGCGGCTCGCCGTCGTGGTCGACGACGGCGAGACGTACGACGAACTGCGCGGTGTGGAGCTGGCCGGTACGGTCCGGTTCGTCGGCGAGGCTCCGCGTACGGGTGAGCCGTGCGCCGAACTCGACGTACCGGAGCGACTGTTCCCCGCGAAGTACTTCGGGATGACGGAGATGCCGCACGACGGCCGGCACGCCTGGCTGCGGCTCACCCCGGACACCGTCACCTCGTGGGACTTCCGCAAACTCGCGGAGCTGGGGCGGTAGTCACCCGGTGGCCGGAGCCCCGCCCGCCACCCGCTCCCCCACCGCCCGCAGCGCGTCGACCGTGGCCCGGACCGAGGGACGGCGGTCGGCGTCCGTACGCCAGACGGCATGGATGTGGCGGCGCACGGTCTGCCGCACCGGCACCAGGGAGACCCCTTCGGGGACCGGGCCCCGGCCCAGCCGTGGCGCCACGCAGACACCGAACCCGGCGGCGATCAGGGCCAGTTGGGTGTGGTGCTCCCCAGCCAGATGGGAGATGCGCGGCTCGATGCCCCGGGAGCGCAGGGTGAACACGAGCCACTCGTAACAGAATTCCCCCTCCGGCCAGGAGACCCACTCGTCCTGCGCGAAGTCCTCCAGCTCCACTTCGGCCCGGCCCGCCAGCGGATGCCCGGCGGGCATGGCGATGTCCGGTGCGTCGTCGAGGAGTTCGGCCTTGGTCAGACCACCGGGCACGGGCAGCCGCTTGTTGCTCCAGTCGAGCACCACGGCCACGTCGACATCGCCCCGCAGCACGGCGAGGAGCCCTTGCTCGGGCTCCAGCTCCCGCGTCCGCACCCTCAGTTCCGGATGGCCGGCGCGCAGGGCGAGCAGTGTGGCGGGCAGCAGTCCGCGCGCCGCCGTGGGGAAGGCGGAGAGCATCACCTCGCCGACCACCTCGCCCCGCTGGGCCTCGATGTCGGACTGGGCCAGCTCCACCTGCGACAGGATACGGGCGGCGTGGTCCGCGAGCAGCCGGCCCGCGTCGGTGAGGCGGACCCCCCGGCCGTTCCGGGTCAGCAGCTGCTGGCCGACCTCGCGCTCCAGCTTGGCCATCTGCTGCGAGACCGCCGATGTGGTGACATGCAGCCCTCCGGCGGCCCCGCTCACCGAGCCGTGCCGGGCGAGGGCGTCCAGGGTGCGCAGCCGCTCCAGATTCAACATGTAAGCAATGCTAAGCGAAAAGGCGCAGAAACTCTCGCTTGTTCTAACCAGTACGGTTCGTCATCGTGGAGCCATGAGCGCCCCCTGCCAGCAGCCCGCCATCCCTCCGGCCGCCTCCGTGCCCCCTCTTCCGCCCGCTCCCGCCGCCCGGCGCCCCGCCGTGGACTGGCGCATCCGGTTCGCCGCGCTCTCCCTCATCTGGGGGTTCAGCTTCCTGCTCATCAAGGTGGGCACCGAGGGGTACGCGCCGTTCCAGGTCACCCTGGGCAGGCTGCTCGCCGGGACCGCCGTGCTGGCCGTCGCGATGGCGGTGCGCCGCGAGCGGCTGCCGCGCTCGGCCCGGACCTGGGGGCACATCACGGTGGCGGCGTTCTTCCTCAACGCCCTGCCGTTCTCCCTCTTCTCCTACGCCGAGCTGACGATCCCCTCCACCCTCGCCGGTATCTGCAACGCGACCTCGCCCCTGTGGGGCATGGCCCTCTCGGTGGTCGCCCTCTCCGAGGACCGCCCGACCCGCCGCCGGGTCGCGGGCCTGGGCATCGGCTTCCTCGGCGTCCTGACCGTCCTGGGTGCCTGGCAGGGCTTCTCCGGCCTGGACCTGCCGGGTACGGGCATGGCGCTGCTGGCCTCGTTCAGCTACGCGGTCGGCTGGATCTACGTCCGCCGTACGCTGGCGGGGACCGGCTCGTCGACGCTGACGCTCACCGGCAGCCAGCTCTTCGTGGGGACGCTCCAACTGGCCGTGGTGACCCCGGTGTTCACCTCCGCACCGGACTCGTTCCCGGTCCTGCCCACCCTGTCCGTCCTGGCGCTGGGCGCGCTCGGCACGGGCCTCGCGGTGCTGCTCCAGTACGGGCTGGTCCAGGAGGTGGGCCCGACGACCGGGCAGATGGTCACCTACTTCATCCCGGTGATCGCCACGGCGGCGGGCGTGACCCTGCTGGGCGAGCAGCTGACCTGGAACACCCCGGTGGGCGCGGTGATCGTGCTGGCCGGAGCGGCCCTCACCCAGAGCCGCCCGTCGGCCGCCGCCCGCCCCCGGCCCCGTACGCCGGACGTCCGGCCGGAGCGCCTCAGCCGTACATGACCCCAACCGTACGAGCCCGCCTCCTCCATCCCCGTACATGACCAGGCGCCCACAACGGCAGACGACCGTACGCGCACGTCTCACCCGTACGTGACCGGCCGCGCCGGTCCGGCCGCCGCCGCCACCGCGTCGGCCAGCGGCCCGATGTCCGCCGCGCCCAGCCGGGAGACGGTGAGCCGCACCGCCTGGGGCGTGGCCACCCGGAAGCGCGCGCCGGGGGCCGCCGCCCACCCCGCGCGCAGCAGCCGGGTGACGGCCCCGGTCTCGTCGCTGACGGGCACCCACACGTTCATCCCGCTGCGCCCGCGAGCCGCCACCCCCCGCTCCGCCAGCGCCCGTACGAGGGCGTCGCGGCGCTCTCCGTACGACCGGGCGACAGCGGCGGTGTCCACGGCGTCCGAGGTCCACAGGTGGAGCACCGCACGCTGGAGCAGCCGGCTGACCCAGCCGGGCCCCAGCCGCTGCCGCCCCCCGACCCGGTCGACCGTGACCGGGTCGCCAGTGAGTACGGCGACCCGCAGATCGGGCCCGTACGCCTTGGCCGCCGACCGGACGAACGCCCAGTGGTCCGTGGTGCCCGCCAGCGGGTGCAGCGGCAGGTCGACGATGGCGTGGCCGTGGTCGTCCTCGATCAGCAGCACGTCCGGGTGGCGGGCGAGCACGGCCCTCAGCTCCCGGGCGCGGCCCTCGCCCACCGAGGCCCCGGTCGGGTTCTGCGCCCGGTCGGTGACGACGAGCGCCCGCGCCCCGGCCCGCAGCACCCGCTCCACGTCCGCGACCAGCGGCCCGTCGTCGTCCACCCCGACCGGTACGGCACGCAGCCCGAGCGCGGGGACGAGGTCGAGCACACTGCCCCACCCCGGGTCCTCCACCGCCACCGTGTCCCCCGGCCGCAGATGCGCGGCGAGCACCCGTTCGATGGCGTCGAGGGAGCCGGAGGTCACGGCGACGGGCCCCTCCGGCACCCCGTCGGCGTCCATCGCGCCCCGCGCGTACGCGGCGAACTCCGGGACCACGGGCTCCTCCCCGTACAGACCGGGGTGTTCGGCGTCGATCGCGGCGGCCGCGGCGAGCGCCGGGCCGAGGGGCGGCAGCAGGGCCGGATCGGGGTTGCCCTCGCCGAGGTCGCGTACGCCCGGCGGCGCCTCGATCCGCAGGGAGCCGCGGGGCGTGCTGGCGGGGCGCGCCCGCACCCGGCTCCCCCGGCGGCCCGCCGTCTCGATCACTCCGCGCTCGCGCAGGGTCCGGTAGGCGGCGGCCACCGTATTCGGATTGACCTCCAGGCGGGCGGCCAACTCCCGCAGGGGAGGCAGCACATGACCGGGCGCGAGCTCTCCGGAGCCGACCCCGCGCTCCACACTGGCGGCGATCTCCGATGCGCGCCGCCCACTGATCCGATACTCTCCTAGCACAAACAACAGTATGCACTAGTGCAATGGAGTACGCAATGCGGCACCCCGCCACGACGTCTGCGACGGCCCCCTCCTCGTACACCCCCACCGACCGCACGGTGCCCACCCGGTCCAGGGAACGCGCCTCCTACGACCGCGAGCTGGTCCACTCGATCCTCGACGGGGCCTACCTCTGCCACCTCGGCTTCGTCCGGGACGGGGCGCCGGTCGTGCTGCCGACCATGTACGGACGGGTCGGGGAGCGGCTGTACGTGCACGGGTCGACCGGATCGCGGCCGCTGCGGACCATCCGGGCGGCCGACCCGGGCCTGCCGGTCTGTCTGACCGTCACCCATGTCGACGCCCTGGTGCTGGCCCGGTCCGCCTTCCACCACTCGCTGAACTACCGCTCCGTGGTGGTCCACGGCACCGCCACCACCGTGACCGACCCCGAGGAGCTGCGCATCGCCCTGGACTCCATCGTGGACCAGGCCGTCCCCGGCCGCTCACAGGACGCGCGTCCGGCCAACGCCAAGGAGCTGGCCGCCACGGCGGTGATCCGGCTGGACCTGGACGAGGTCTCCGCGAAGGTCCGCACCGGCGGCCCCAACGACGAGCCGGAGGACCTCGCCCTCCCCCACTGGACCGGGATCGTGCCGCTCACCCGGGGCCACGCGCGCCCGGTCCCGGCGGACGACCTGGACCCGGCCGTCGGCATACCGGACTACCTCCACGCGCTCTGACCCCGGGAGTCCCGAGCGGACAGGCGGACCCGGGCCGGACCCCGGCACATGACCGCGAGCCCGCCACCCGGACACCCCGCCACGAGCCCGCCGCCCGGGCCGCTACACCGCCACGGCCTCGGCCCCGTTCTCCCTCCGGCGCGCGGCAGCGGCCCCCCGCGCCTCGGCCGCCGCCAGCCCGGCCACGGCGGCCAGCAGGAGCAGGGTGCCGACGACGGTGGCCGCCGTCAGCCGCTCCCGCAGGACGGTCACCGCGATGACCGCGGCGCTCACCGGCTCCAGGAGCATGATCACGGAGACGGTCGCCGAGCGGACGGCCGCGGCCCCCGCGAAGTACAGCGCGTACGCGAGCGCGGTGGGCACCGCCGCCACGTAGAAGAGCAGCCACAGCACCTGCCCGGTCTCGGCGGTGTGCGGCACGAGCCCTTCGGCGGCCGCCATGGGCAGCAGCCCGACCGCTCCGACGCCGAACGCCCAGGCGCTGGTGGTCAGCGCGTCACCACCGCCGCCGTCCCGCCCGAGCCACCGGGTGAGCAGGGTGATCGCCGCGTATCCGGAGGCGGACAGGAGCGCGAGCAGCACCCCGGCCGGGACGACCTCGCCGCCCTCACCCCCCAGGACGAGCACGGCGAGACCGGCCAGCGCGCCCGCCACGGCGGCGAGACCGCCCCAGCCGAGGCGTTCGCCCAGCAGCACGCGCGCACCGACGGCGATCAGGACGGGCCCGGCGCCCAGGGTGACGACGGTCCCGACGGCGAGACCGGTGACGTCCACCGCCGCGAAGTACGCGCTCTGGAACACGGTCAGCCCCACCCCCGTCCCCAGGACGCGCAGCAGCCGGCGGCTTTGGGGCTCGGGCCGCCGGGGCGCACGGCGGGGACGCAGGGCGAGCGCCCCCGCCAGCAGGACGAGGCCCCCGGCGCAGCGCCAGAAGGACAGGGCGAGGGGGCCGAGATCGCTGACCCGGAAGATCAGGGAGGCCGCCGCACCGGCGGTGCCCCAGGCGACTCCGGCGACGACGAGATACAGCAGGCTCCGCCCGACGGGCAGCGCGGAAACAGCGGGCATGGACATAGGACTGCTCCTGAGAAGGACAGGGTGGTGGTCGCTCGGCTCCGCACGCGGGCAGCGACGGACCGCTCGGGGACTGCCCGAGCCCGGTCTTCGTCAGGAGTGGCCGCCCGCGCTAGGCGGCGGGCGGCGGCAGCACAGTCAGATGCATGACCGGCACACTAATGCGGGGCGCGCCCGGCGGACAACTCGCTTCCTACGGCGCCCTCGACGGCACCGGCCGCCGCCCCCGCCCCCGCGGCGACGGGTCCCGACGGCGGTTTCGGGGCGGCCGACTGGGCGATGAACGCGCCGGTCAGGACCACGAAGCCGCCGATGAGCTGCGGGGCGGAGAGGTGCTCGCCGAGGAGCACCCAGGCCAGCACGGTCGCGATGACCGCCTCCAGGCAGGCGACGACCCCGGCGACCTGCGGCGAGAGCCTGCGGACGGAGACGACGCCACTGCCGTACGCGAGCACGGTGGCGACCAGCACGATCCAGCCGAGCAGCGCCCAGGCGGGAACCCCGGTGCCGTTCATCCCGGCGGTGCCGCCGAGCAGGGACCAGTTCATGCCCCACGGGCGCGCCACGACGGTGAGGACGAGGGCGCCGACGATCAGTCCGTATGAGATGACGCCGAGCGGATGCGGAGGTTCGGCCCGTCGGCCGTCGGTGCCCTCACCCCTGCCTTCCTGGCCGCCGTGGTCGGAGAGGACGAAGTAGCCCACCTGACAGCAGGCGGCACCGAGGGCGAGCAGCAGCCCGAGCGCGTCGAAGCTCAGCCCGGCCCAGACCTCCACGACACAGGCCA carries:
- a CDS encoding pyridoxamine 5-phosphate oxidase gives rise to the protein MTDTQRRGRRIMMTPGERDAYLREQRTCRVATLAADGPPHIGALWFVWDGSSLWLYSITRSLRWSQLREDPRLAVVVDDGETYDELRGVELAGTVRFVGEAPRTGEPCAELDVPERLFPAKYFGMTEMPHDGRHAWLRLTPDTVTSWDFRKLAELGR
- a CDS encoding LysR family transcriptional regulator, producing MLNLERLRTLDALARHGSVSGAAGGLHVTTSAVSQQMAKLEREVGQQLLTRNGRGVRLTDAGRLLADHAARILSQVELAQSDIEAQRGEVVGEVMLSAFPTAARGLLPATLLALRAGHPELRVRTRELEPEQGLLAVLRGDVDVAVVLDWSNKRLPVPGGLTKAELLDDAPDIAMPAGHPLAGRAEVELEDFAQDEWVSWPEGEFCYEWLVFTLRSRGIEPRISHLAGEHHTQLALIAAGFGVCVAPRLGRGPVPEGVSLVPVRQTVRRHIHAVWRTDADRRPSVRATVDALRAVGERVAGGAPATG
- a CDS encoding EamA family transporter, encoding MPPLPPAPAARRPAVDWRIRFAALSLIWGFSFLLIKVGTEGYAPFQVTLGRLLAGTAVLAVAMAVRRERLPRSARTWGHITVAAFFLNALPFSLFSYAELTIPSTLAGICNATSPLWGMALSVVALSEDRPTRRRVAGLGIGFLGVLTVLGAWQGFSGLDLPGTGMALLASFSYAVGWIYVRRTLAGTGSSTLTLTGSQLFVGTLQLAVVTPVFTSAPDSFPVLPTLSVLALGALGTGLAVLLQYGLVQEVGPTTGQMVTYFIPVIATAAGVTLLGEQLTWNTPVGAVIVLAGAALTQSRPSAAARPRPRTPDVRPERLSRT
- a CDS encoding GntR family transcriptional regulator, with translation MLGEYRISGRRASEIAASVERGVGSGELAPGHVLPPLRELAARLEVNPNTVAAAYRTLRERGVIETAGRRGSRVRARPASTPRGSLRIEAPPGVRDLGEGNPDPALLPPLGPALAAAAAIDAEHPGLYGEEPVVPEFAAYARGAMDADGVPEGPVAVTSGSLDAIERVLAAHLRPGDTVAVEDPGWGSVLDLVPALGLRAVPVGVDDDGPLVADVERVLRAGARALVVTDRAQNPTGASVGEGRARELRAVLARHPDVLLIEDDHGHAIVDLPLHPLAGTTDHWAFVRSAAKAYGPDLRVAVLTGDPVTVDRVGGRQRLGPGWVSRLLQRAVLHLWTSDAVDTAAVARSYGERRDALVRALAERGVAARGRSGMNVWVPVSDETGAVTRLLRAGWAAAPGARFRVATPQAVRLTVSRLGAADIGPLADAVAAAAGPARPVTYG
- a CDS encoding EamA family transporter, whose protein sequence is MSMPAVSALPVGRSLLYLVVAGVAWGTAGAAASLIFRVSDLGPLALSFWRCAGGLVLLAGALALRPRRAPRRPEPQSRRLLRVLGTGVGLTVFQSAYFAAVDVTGLAVGTVVTLGAGPVLIAVGARVLLGERLGWGGLAAVAGALAGLAVLVLGGEGGEVVPAGVLLALLSASGYAAITLLTRWLGRDGGGGDALTTSAWAFGVGAVGLLPMAAAEGLVPHTAETGQVLWLLFYVAAVPTALAYALYFAGAAAVRSATVSVIMLLEPVSAAVIAVTVLRERLTAATVVGTLLLLAAVAGLAAAEARGAAAARRRENGAEAVAV
- a CDS encoding EamA family transporter, which gives rise to MHASRGTQKRSAGLGLALLSAFAFGGSGVAAKPLIEAGLDPLHVVWLRVAGAALIMLPVAWRHRNLVRERPALLAGFGLFAVAGVQACYFAAISRIPVGVALLVEYLAPALVLGWVRFVQRRPVTRAAALGVVLAVGGLACVVEVWAGLSFDALGLLLALGAACCQVGYFVLSDHGGQEGRGEGTDGRRAEPPHPLGVISYGLIVGALVLTVVARPWGMNWSLLGGTAGMNGTGVPAWALLGWIVLVATVLAYGSGVVSVRRLSPQVAGVVACLEAVIATVLAWVLLGEHLSAPQLIGGFVVLTGAFIAQSAAPKPPSGPVAAGAGAAAGAVEGAVGSELSAGRAPH